The genome window CAGCTGGTGCTCCGGCTCCTGGACCCACGGCTGAAGGCGGCGCTGTGGTCAGACGCCACGTCGTCGTCGTTGAGCTCAGGCATGGCGCGCGCGGCCGCCGCCGACGGGGCGTGGCCGCGTCCAAAGCAGGCGAAGACGCTGCGGAGGAAGCGGCGGACGGTGCCCCTGTCCGTGGCCGCGGCCTGCCTGGCGCCCCACGAGATCCGCCTGGGCGCGTGGCCGCTGTTGAAGTTGAACCCGCTTTCCATCTCCGTGTACACCACGGGGAGCTCCCTCTCGTCGGGCCTCGGCCCGCCGGCGAACCTCCCGACCGCGAACCCGCCGCCGGGGAGCCTCCAGATGGTGAGGCCGACCCTGGCGTCCTcgtccgcggcggcggcggcggcagcgcgcGGGGCGGCGTTGTCGGCGGGCATCTCGTGGCGGCAGACGGGGCAGGAGTTGCGGAGCGCGAGCCAGGGCAGGATGCAGTCGGCATGGTAGATGTGGGCGCAGGGCATCTCCCTGGCCTCGGCGCCCAGCTCGAAGGCCTCCTTGCAGACGGCGCAGTGCGCGTCGGCCGCGACGTGGGCGGCGCCGACGCGGAGCGCGGGCATGGAGTCCACGGCGGCCTTGGACGCCGGCGGCGCGTCGCGGGCGCGCGCCGCCAGACCGCCGCCGGCCTCCATCTGGGCCAGCTGCTCCAGCAGCCGCTCGAAGCCGGAGCCCATGAGGAAGTCCGACATGCTCTCCGGGAGCGGGCGGAGGCCCGACCCCGCCCCGTCGTCGTAGAACAGCTCGAAGCTGCTGCCGGTGGCGGCGGCGGGAGAGGAGGAGCCatcggcgtcggcgtcggcgggCGGGGAGCGGCGGAGAACGATGACGGGGTTGAAGGGCGAGGCGCGGGAGTCGGCGCCGCGGCGGGCGGcgcggcggggccggcgggcgcggggcggcggcGCGCCCATCTCCTCGAGGAAGCCCCCGCCGCAGGACGGGCAGGCGGGGGAGGAGGAGGACGGCGAAGTgggtgaggaggaggaggaagcggCGGCGCGAACGAAGCGGTCGCACATGTAGCACCAGTAGGAGGAGGAGGCCgttggcggcggcgccggggagcggGAGGACGGCATGGCCATGGGAGCGCTCAGATCTGGGCGGCGCGAGAAGAGAACCTTGCTTGCCGACGCTGCTGCGAGTACCTAGGCAAGGAGGAGGAGGGTTGGTGATGGGATGGGAGAGACTGATTCCCCTCTCTTTGGGGTGTGGGTTGAGTGGAGAAATGCGGGGATGGATGATTGATTGccccggtggtggtggtggtgctggaCGAAAGCAGACGTCTTTAACCGGCGGACCGACCGGGTGTGGTGTGGGGGACGAAAAAGGAAGCAAGCAAGCGCCTACTCACACGCACGCAAGTGGCGTGGTCGTGGAAGTTGCCTGCTCTGCCGTGTTGGGATTCATTGGACAGTCTGTCTGTTCACATCGTTTGGATAGTAGAATAGAAACGGAATCATcaatctttttttaaaaaaaaaaacaaaattgGTTGTACTGCCGCTAAAACTGATGAAAGAACGAATGAATGAAAACGCGTTACTTACGTTCAAACCAGACGCCGCGTTGAGCTTGAGCCCGCTGAATTCCACGGCGGCGGATGCGAAGCAGCTTCCCTCCCTCTGGCGAGCCATGGCGACGGTGACATGCACGTACTACTTCCTCCCTCAAAAAAAAAGTCGTTTGACTTTTTTATACCAAGCTTGACCGTCTTATTTTATTCAAAATATTTGTGAAAAACATAGAAAAAACAGTTGATAGTTAAAGTAAATTTGTACGATAAGCTGATcagaataaaaataaataataattatagATATTTTAATAAAACGAGTCTATCAAATTTAGTCTTAAAAAGTCAAAACGACACGGAGGTAGTACTGTTACTTTGCTGACAGGGATGCCACGCATGCTGACCAGCAACCAGTCTTCCTCTCTATCTTTTTTTTATAGATATATGTGTATAATAATACATGTTTTCATCCAGCTTCTTTTTTTTTGGCGGGACCCTGGCCGTGGCCGATAGCTGGCAACGGGATCGAGGGCCCAAAGCAAAACGAGCCCTGCACGTTACAAATAAACCTGGGCCGTACCCGGTGAGGGCCCAGTTCAGTCGTAGCGTGGTGGTCTGGCGTTGTTTATTTCTTGATTTAGTTAACTACTATTAATCTCTACTACTAATATAATATTatgtctctactatattaaatcaTCAGGTTCAacggtcatctttttacaaataatctCTCATACCTATTTTAAATTAACGAGCCCACTAGGCCCGACACCCGCAGGTCATTTGGTGCGGTGCAGGAGTTGGAGGTCGAACACACGCCTTGATGGAAGAAGAGCGGGAGACACTAGATTAAGCTGTCTAACCAATAAAACATCATACTCAAgtgttttaatattgaatataaattgtacatatgtatatatgattttttgtaaaataaaaaatataatcttGTTAGGTCAGATCAGCACTACGGCCGAGGCTACGGCCTAAGCACAACACGGTGCTCGTGTCGAGCTGACCCAAgctctattaaatgggtcgtgcctcggacCGGCCTACCAGACACGGCTCATTTAGCCACCTATACCTTCACACGATAATGATGGTACTCGCCTCAATTGTCGCCAACTCATTCGTcatcctgcttcttttctctctcccctcatgtctCCACCTctgcgccaccccattctcggcagagggtgTGGGAGCAAGCGTCTCCTCCCCGTATTCGCCAGACACTAGCCTCGACACCGACCCACGCAGTGGCTATTACACgtcacgaggacgtttcacatcatgcgtGCACCATCGTTTTCGTCGTCGTTGGACATCCCattcgtcttcccggccttcatcgtgttcttcctccccaacctgttgTCCCTGACCACGGTCGCAACCACGAGCCGACCAACGCTCGTCGACGCGAGTACGGGgcgagtcggtcttgctcctgACCTTTCTTCGTGCGTGCCGCCGAGGAGGACACGGTGTCGCCTGCCACACTTAGATTATCTTGGCGAcgaggagtccaggtctgagatattggacaaccaaagcCTATAGCGCGGCAGCCGTCGACATATGCTACAGAGTtgatggtggtgttgtgtcgccttgGTGGGTCCAGGGCTAGGAAGGCATTCGCATTCTCTCACTcttctcggactgacgcctggtgcgggtgtCTCTAGGTTTGAAGGTGCTCCGGCTGGGTTTGTTTCTCCGCTTGCATGTTGTCTGCCTATATGTATCTagtggtatactacctatgtcgcctctagATGTCGAGGTCTTCGTCATGTCGTTCTTCGGCAACGAACAGGTATGGTCGTCTCTTCCCTTACCTTCCTGCTCtatgaaaccttggaagtgggggaggtgAGGGATGGGGGTCCCTGATTTGCTACCTATGGTACCCATTCGATAGCTCGGCATGGCATGTCTACATGGTCTTTCCCTTACCACGGTGTTGACTTAGTATGCTTCTACCACTTCTATGTACATGTCACACATCCTTCTGTCATTGCAaaaaattattgtgttgttcctctgttgttttgggtgttagttttttgttgtgctgaggactgaacataatttgggtgtgttaatattttatttattatctgtacatggtttgtgttcttctgatgatagctcatggatcctgcaaaatatgtgttaggatttggagatccatGCGGGCACTACGACAGGGTGCTCGTCCCTTGTGTTCTTAGCTCTTGCATACATTAGGTCGTtcatgagaccacattggcgcaatggactccatggtgtttgaggttgctgaattggatggagcaacaatgatttgtcacgctaACTATAAAATGAAagattatttgttggttttaaatgttagtaattgctacgaagtaccataatttgtatggagcgcatccagaaTTTATTGAcgcctgactttagcaaccactccatattttgatcaatcttttttataagtttgagttcatgtgacttattttagaaacttgagctcacaaacttcctcttatttggtctctgtatggtggaattatgtcattctataatctctgTCCATTCAGTCAGTCGTCGTGAACTGTCTTCTAATCGCtcccttcattggtcgtgttgtaccaagacatattggatggagtaaacaacaacatcaattagtcaaatcaaaaaatattatacggagagcggagacaatcaataaaaaatcttgagctctttttggtggatagtttatgtGGGTACTGTTGTGAgctgtcgcaacgcacgggcaaccgactagtactAATATAAAACATGAGTTTCTCTATTACTCCTGCAGCGAGTGTCGTCAGagtttctgaaagggaattaggcttacacctagttcctaaataattttggtggttgaattgcccaacacaaatctttggactaactagtttgcccaagtgtatagattatacaggtgtaaaaggctcacactcagccaataaaaagaccaagtgttggattcaataaaggagcaaaggggcaaccgagggcacccctggtctggcgcaccggactgtccggtgtgccaccggacagtgaacagtacctgtccggtgcaccaggggacccagactcaaactcttcaccctcgggatttctcggaagccggcgcgctataattcaccggactgtccggtgtgcaccggacatgtccggtgctccaaggaagctcggcctccggaactcgccagcctcgggttcgcgcggcagccgctccgctaaaattcaccggactgtccggtgtgcaccggactgtccggtgcgccatcgaacagaagcctccagccaacggtcaagtttggtggttggggctataaataccccaaccaccccacattcatagctatccaagttttcccacttctcaaccacttacaagagctaggcattcaattctagacacattcaaagagatcaaatcctcttcaattccacacaaaaccctagtgactagagagagagatttgccgtgttcttttgagctcttgcgcttggatcgcattctttctttctcttttgctctcgtgatcaacactcaattgtaaccgaggcaagaggcaccgattgtgtggtggcccttgcagggaagttttgttcccggttgattgagaagaaggaaagctcactcggtcagagggaccgtttgagagagggaagggttgaaagagacccggcctttgtggccacctcaacggggagtaggtttgcaagaaccgaacctcggtaaaacaaatccacgtgtcactctccttatttgcttgcgatttgttttgcgccctctcttgcggactcatttattatcactaacgctaatcccggcttgtagttgtgattatttttgtaaatttcagtttcgccctattcacccccccctctaggcgactatcaattggtatcagaggccggtgcttcattagagcctaaccgctcgaagtgatgtcgggagatcacgccaagaaggagatggagaccggcgacgacaagcccactacaagccaagggagcacttcatcttcatcggaagagtcccgcaccaagagaagagagaagaagaagaaatcctccaagcggaaggagaaaagatcttcctcctctcaccataaggagaagaaggaaaaatcttctcacaagccgcatcggagtggggacaagcacaaaaggatgaggaaggtggtcttctacgagaccgacacttcatcgacctccacctccggctccgacgcggcgtccgtcacttctaaacgccaagagcgtaagaagtatagtaagatccccctacgctaccctcgcgttcctaaacatacacctttactttccgtcccattaggcaaaccaccaacttttaatggtgaagattatgctatgtggagtaatttgatgcaatttcatctaacctctctccacaaaagattatgggatgttgttgagtatggtgtacaggtaccatccgtaggggatgag of Zea mays cultivar B73 chromosome 8, Zm-B73-REFERENCE-NAM-5.0, whole genome shotgun sequence contains these proteins:
- the LOC103637322 gene encoding probable E3 ubiquitin-protein ligase RHC2A, with the protein product MAMPSSRSPAPPPTASSSYWCYMCDRFVRAAASSSSSPTSPSSSSPACPSCGGGFLEEMGAPPPRARRPRRAARRGADSRASPFNPVIVLRRSPPADADADGSSSPAAATGSSFELFYDDGAGSGLRPLPESMSDFLMGSGFERLLEQLAQMEAGGGLAARARDAPPASKAAVDSMPALRVGAAHVAADAHCAVCKEAFELGAEAREMPCAHIYHADCILPWLALRNSCPVCRHEMPADNAAPRAAAAAAADEDARVGLTIWRLPGGGFAVGRFAGGPRPDERELPVVYTEMESGFNFNSGHAPRRISWGARQAAATDRGTVRRFLRSVFACFGRGHAPSAAAARAMPELNDDDVASDHSAAFSRGSRSRSTSWRLEDGRADAMVQR